The Cherax quadricarinatus isolate ZL_2023a chromosome 46, ASM3850222v1, whole genome shotgun sequence genome includes a region encoding these proteins:
- the RpS27 gene encoding small ribosomal subunit protein eS27: MPLAKDLLHPSPIEEKRKCKLKRLVQHPNSYFMDVKCPGCFKISTVFSHAQTVVACVGCATVLCQPTGGKAKLTDGCSFRRKQN; the protein is encoded by the exons ATGCCT CTAGCAAAGGATCTTCTACACCCTTCACCCATTGAGGAGAAAAGGAAATGTAAGCTCAAGCGTCTTGTACAGCACCCAAACTCTTATTTCATGGATGTAAAGTGCCCAG GATGTTTCAAAATTTCTACAGTTTTCTCCCATGCCCAGACAGTAGTTGCATGTGTTGGCTGTGCAACAGTTTTATGCCAACCAACGGGAGGAAAGGCTAAACTTACAGATG GATGTTCATTCAGGAGGAAGCAGAATTAA